In the Peromyscus maniculatus bairdii isolate BWxNUB_F1_BW_parent chromosome 20, HU_Pman_BW_mat_3.1, whole genome shotgun sequence genome, one interval contains:
- the Mafa gene encoding transcription factor MafA, with amino-acid sequence MAAELAMGAELPSSPLAIEYVNDFDLMKFEVKKEPPEAERFCHRLPPGSLSSTPLSTPCSSVPSSPSFCAPSPGTGGGGGAGGGGGAAQAGGAPGPPSGGPGAVGGAAGKAVLEDLYWMSGYQHHLNPEALNLTPEDAVEALIGSGHHGAHHGAHHPAAAAAYEAFRGQGFSGGGGADDMGAGHHHGAHHAAHHHHSAHHHHHHHHHHGGAGHHGGGAGHGGGGAGHHVRLEERFSDDQLVSMSVRELNRQLRGFSKEEVIRLKQKRRTLKNRGYAQSCRFKRVQQRHILESEKCQLQSQVEQLKLEVGRLAKERDLYKEKYEKLAGRGGPGGAGGAGFPREPSPAQAGPGAAKGAPDFFL; translated from the coding sequence ATGGCCGCGGAGCTGGCGATGGGCGCAGAGCTGCCCAGCAGCCCACTGGCCATCGAGTACGTCAACGACTTCGACCTGATGAAGTTCGAGGTGAAGAAGGAGCCGCCCGAGGCCGAGCGCttctgccaccgcctgccgcccggCTCGCTGTCCTCGACGCCCCTCAGCACGCCCTGCTCTTCGGTGCCCTCTTCGCCCAGCTTCTGCGCACCCAGCCCGGgcaccggcggcggcggcggcgcgggcggcgggggcggcgcgGCTCAGGCCGGGGGCGCCCCGGGGCCGCCGAGTGGAGGCCCCGGCGCTGTCGGGGGCGCCGCAGGAAAAGCGGTGCTGGAGGATCTGTACTGGATGAGCGGGTACCAGCACCACCTGAACCCCGAGGCGCTCAACCTGACGCCCGAGGACGCCGTGGAGGCTCTCATCGGCAGCGGCCACCACGGCGCGCACCACGGCGCGCACCACCCGGCGGCCGCTGCGGCCTATGAGGCCTTCCGGGGCCAGGGCTTCTCGGGCGGCGGTGGCGCGGACGACATGGGTGCCGGCCACCACCACGGCGCTCACCACGCTGCTCACCACCACCACtctgcccaccaccaccatcaccaccaccaccaccacggcgGCGCGGGCCACCACGGCGGAGGCGCGGGTCACGGCGGAGGCGGCGCGGGCCACCACGTGCGCCTGGAGGAGCGCTTCTCCGACGACCAGCTGGTGTCCATGTCGGTGCGGGAGCTGAACCGGCAGCTCCGCGGCTTCAGCAAGGAGGAGGTCATCCGACTGAAACAGAAGCGGCGCACGCTCAAGAACCGCGGCTACGCGCAGTCGTGCCGCTTCAAGCGGGTGCAGCAGCGGCACATTCTGGAGAGCGAGAAGTGCCAGctccagagccaggtggagcagCTGAAGCTGGAGGTGGGGCGTCTGGCCAAGGAGCGGGACCTGTACAAGGAGAAATACGAGAAGTTGGCGGGCCGGGGCGGCCCCGGGGGCGCGGGCGGGGCCGGCTTCCCTCGGGAGCCCTCGCCGGCGCAGGCTGGCCCCGGTGCAGCCAAAGGCGCGCCCGACTTCTTCCTGTGA